Proteins co-encoded in one Candidatus Polarisedimenticolaceae bacterium genomic window:
- a CDS encoding aldo/keto reductase, with the protein MIATVRTRAGAEIPALGLGTWRMGERKSLRRDEVNALRLGLDLGMTLIDTAEMYADGGAEEVVAEAIEGRREEVYLVSKVLPHNASRAGTIRACEASLRRLRTEVLDLYLLHWPGSHPIAETVAGFEDLRRQGKIRHWGISNFDVDEMAGLEGAAANQVLYNLGRRGIERNLLPWCETRGIAVMAYSPLEQGALRRSPGLEAVARRHAATPSQIALAWALRHDAVVAIPKATRAEHVRENRRAAELVLTPQDLAELDRDFPRPTRDVPLETT; encoded by the coding sequence CCTGGGGACCTGGCGCATGGGGGAGCGCAAGAGCCTGCGGCGCGACGAGGTCAACGCCCTGCGCCTGGGCCTCGACCTCGGCATGACCCTCATCGACACCGCGGAGATGTACGCGGACGGCGGCGCGGAAGAGGTGGTCGCCGAGGCGATCGAGGGACGACGGGAGGAGGTCTACCTGGTTTCGAAGGTGCTCCCCCACAACGCGTCCCGAGCGGGAACGATCCGCGCCTGCGAGGCGAGCCTCCGGCGATTGCGTACGGAGGTCCTCGACCTGTACCTGCTGCACTGGCCGGGGTCGCACCCGATCGCGGAGACGGTCGCGGGGTTCGAGGATCTCCGACGCCAGGGGAAGATCCGGCACTGGGGGATCAGCAACTTCGACGTGGACGAGATGGCCGGGCTCGAGGGCGCCGCGGCGAACCAGGTCCTCTACAACCTCGGGCGGCGGGGCATCGAGCGGAACCTGCTCCCGTGGTGCGAAACGCGGGGCATCGCCGTCATGGCCTACTCGCCGCTCGAGCAGGGGGCGCTGCGCCGGTCCCCGGGACTCGAGGCGGTCGCCCGCCGGCACGCGGCGACCCCGTCGCAGATCGCGCTCGCCTGGGCGCTGCGCCACGACGCGGTCGTCGCGATCCCGAAGGCGACGCGGGCGGAGCACGTCCGCGAGAATCGAAGGGCGGCGGAGCTGGTGCTGACGCCGCAGGACCTCGCGGAGCTCGACCGCGACTTCCCGCGGCCGACCCGGGACGTGCCGCTGGAGACGACGTGA
- the nth gene encoding endonuclease III has product MIRRGGPSRVLSILSRRYEITRFREANGESPFRVLISCILSLRTKDETTYPATERLFARASDPAGMLKLREATIAKLIFPVGFYRRKAAQIRAISRILLERHRGEVPRTIDELLELPGVGRKTANLTVTLGYGLPGICVDVHVHRIANRLGWLRTRHPDETEARLREILPGRWWIPINETLVRHGQKVCAPVSPRCSICPVRGDCARVGVGKSR; this is encoded by the coding sequence GTGATCCGCCGCGGCGGGCCGTCGCGCGTCCTCTCGATCCTCTCGCGCCGGTACGAGATCACGCGCTTCAGGGAGGCGAACGGCGAGTCCCCCTTCCGGGTCCTGATCTCGTGCATCCTTTCGCTTCGGACCAAGGACGAGACGACCTACCCGGCGACCGAGAGGCTCTTCGCGAGGGCGAGCGACCCGGCGGGGATGCTGAAGCTGCGCGAGGCGACGATCGCGAAGCTGATCTTTCCCGTCGGCTTCTACCGTCGCAAGGCGGCTCAGATCCGGGCGATCTCGAGGATCCTCCTCGAGCGCCACCGGGGGGAGGTGCCGCGCACGATCGACGAGCTGCTCGAGCTTCCCGGCGTCGGGCGGAAGACCGCGAATCTCACGGTCACCCTCGGCTACGGCCTGCCGGGGATCTGCGTGGACGTCCACGTGCACCGGATCGCGAACCGCCTCGGGTGGCTTCGGACCCGGCATCCCGACGAGACCGAGGCGAGGCTGCGCGAGATCCTCCCGGGACGGTGGTGGATCCCGATCAACGAGACCCTGGTGCGTCACGGCCAGAAGGTGTGCGCTCCGGTTTCGCCGAGGTGTTCGATCTGTCCGGTGCGCGGCGACTGCGCGCGCGTCGGGGTCGGGAAGAGCCGCTGA
- a CDS encoding hemolysin III family protein encodes MRAGAEVLMYHGERFNSITHLVGTVLALIGVPFLVIAAARSGEAIPVVSVSIFGSTLVLLYLLSTLYHSVRGRAKELFQKLDHLAIYLLIAGTYTPVALVALGGTAGWTIFGVNWGLALVGIVVEFIPWKYSRVISHILYVAMGWLALVALGSILRGTGVVGGTLILAGGILYTAGIGFYAWKRLPHHHGIWHLFVLGGSICHYVAILLLVG; translated from the coding sequence GTGCGCGCGGGGGCCGAGGTTCTCATGTACCACGGCGAGCGGTTCAACTCGATCACCCACCTCGTCGGGACCGTCCTGGCCCTGATCGGGGTCCCTTTCCTCGTGATCGCGGCGGCCCGCAGCGGGGAGGCGATCCCGGTCGTCTCGGTGAGCATCTTCGGTTCGACGCTGGTCCTGCTCTACCTCCTCTCGACCCTGTACCACAGCGTCCGGGGCCGGGCGAAGGAGCTTTTCCAGAAGCTCGACCACCTCGCGATCTACCTGCTGATCGCGGGGACCTACACCCCGGTCGCCCTGGTCGCGCTCGGCGGCACCGCCGGCTGGACGATCTTCGGCGTCAACTGGGGGCTCGCGCTCGTCGGGATCGTCGTCGAGTTCATCCCCTGGAAATACAGCCGGGTGATCTCGCACATCCTCTACGTCGCGATGGGCTGGCTCGCGCTCGTCGCCCTCGGCTCGATCCTCCGGGGGACCGGCGTCGTCGGCGGCACGCTGATCCTCGCCGGCGGGATCCTCTACACCGCGGGGATCGGGTTCTACGCCTGGAAGCGCCTCCCCCACCACCACGGGATCTGGCACCTCTTCGTGCTGGGCGGGAGCATCTGCCACTACGTGGCGATCCTGCTCCTCGTCGGCTGA
- a CDS encoding S9 family peptidase, whose protein sequence is MSRTDTAAAPPTAKKVPRTLVLHGETRVDDYFWLRDKANPEVQDYLRAEDAHASAWMKPTEGLQQRLYDEMLGRIQEDDLSVPVRKGGWFYFSRTEKGKQYPILCRKRALDAAEEVVLDLNAMAAGHPFFAIDTYEISDDGNLLLYSTDTTGFREYTLQAMDLRTREDLGIRVEKVSSAAWAADNATVFYVTDDAAKRPYRLWRRTIPAGGEATLVHEETDERFNVGISRTRSLAYLLMSIDSHTQTEVRCLDAEAPWGEFATLVPRAKDLEYDVEHGGGLFYLRINDTGRTYRLVSAPAGDPRRENWVELIPNRPDVMLTGVDVFATHYAVTEKRDGLDRIRIVSLVDGASRDVDFPEPAYAMFPTGNASFDATAYRFQYQSPITPPTVYEQDLRTGEMRILKRQPVLGGYDPARYAVERVWAEAPDGVKVPVSIAYRKDLFRRDGSNPGFLYGYGSYGYPMSPTFSSNRVSLLDRGVVYAIAHVRGGGDLGKPWHDQGRMHRKMNTFTDFIACAEHLVRERYTASDRLGIEGGSAGGLLMGAVVNLRPDLFRAVISKVPFVDVINTMLDETLPLTVGEFEEWGNPKVREDYEVLKAYCPYSNLKPGAYPAMLVKTSTEDRQVMYWEPAKYVARLRTLKTNGTPVLFKVNFAAGHGGASGRYDALKETAFDYAFLLAQVGLSE, encoded by the coding sequence ATGTCCCGCACGGATACGGCGGCAGCGCCGCCGACGGCGAAGAAGGTCCCTCGCACGCTCGTGCTCCACGGCGAAACGCGCGTGGACGACTACTTCTGGCTGCGCGACAAGGCGAATCCCGAGGTGCAGGACTACCTTCGCGCGGAGGACGCCCATGCCTCGGCGTGGATGAAGCCGACCGAAGGCCTCCAGCAGCGGCTCTACGACGAAATGCTCGGGCGCATCCAGGAAGACGACCTGAGCGTGCCCGTCCGCAAGGGGGGATGGTTCTACTTCAGTCGCACGGAGAAGGGAAAGCAGTACCCGATCCTCTGCCGCAAGCGCGCGCTCGACGCGGCGGAGGAGGTCGTGCTCGACCTGAATGCGATGGCGGCGGGCCACCCGTTCTTCGCGATCGACACCTACGAGATCTCCGACGACGGGAATCTGCTCCTCTACTCCACCGACACCACCGGGTTCCGGGAGTACACCCTCCAGGCGATGGACCTGCGCACGCGCGAGGACCTCGGGATCCGGGTCGAGAAGGTCAGCTCCGCCGCCTGGGCCGCCGACAACGCGACGGTCTTCTACGTGACCGACGACGCGGCGAAGCGGCCGTACCGACTCTGGCGGAGGACGATCCCCGCCGGTGGCGAGGCGACCCTCGTCCACGAGGAGACCGACGAGCGGTTCAACGTGGGGATCTCGCGCACGCGAAGCCTCGCGTACCTGCTGATGTCGATCGACAGCCACACCCAGACCGAGGTGCGCTGCCTCGACGCCGAGGCGCCGTGGGGCGAGTTCGCCACCCTCGTCCCGCGGGCGAAGGACCTCGAATACGACGTCGAGCACGGCGGCGGGCTGTTCTACCTGCGCATCAACGACACGGGGCGCACGTACCGGCTGGTCTCGGCGCCGGCGGGCGATCCCCGTCGCGAGAACTGGGTCGAGTTGATCCCCAACCGCCCCGACGTCATGCTCACGGGGGTCGACGTCTTCGCCACCCACTACGCGGTCACGGAGAAGCGGGACGGCCTGGATCGCATCCGGATCGTTTCCCTCGTCGACGGCGCCTCGCGTGACGTCGACTTCCCCGAGCCCGCCTACGCGATGTTCCCGACGGGAAACGCCTCCTTCGACGCGACCGCCTACCGGTTCCAGTACCAGTCGCCGATCACCCCGCCGACCGTCTACGAGCAGGACCTGCGGACCGGGGAGATGAGGATCCTCAAGCGCCAGCCGGTCCTCGGCGGGTACGACCCGGCGCGATACGCCGTCGAGCGCGTCTGGGCGGAGGCCCCCGACGGCGTGAAGGTCCCGGTCTCGATCGCCTACCGGAAGGACCTCTTCCGCCGCGACGGATCGAACCCCGGGTTCCTTTACGGCTACGGCTCGTACGGCTACCCGATGTCCCCGACCTTCTCGTCGAACCGCGTGAGCCTGCTCGACCGAGGGGTCGTGTACGCGATCGCGCACGTCCGTGGGGGCGGCGACCTCGGGAAGCCCTGGCACGACCAGGGGCGGATGCACCGGAAGATGAACACCTTCACCGACTTCATCGCCTGCGCCGAGCACCTGGTCCGCGAGAGGTACACCGCATCCGACCGGCTCGGGATCGAGGGCGGGAGTGCCGGCGGCCTCCTGATGGGCGCGGTCGTGAACCTCCGCCCCGACCTTTTCCGGGCGGTGATCTCCAAGGTCCCCTTCGTCGACGTGATCAACACGATGCTCGACGAGACCCTCCCTTTGACGGTCGGCGAATTCGAGGAATGGGGGAACCCGAAGGTCCGGGAGGACTACGAGGTCCTCAAGGCCTACTGCCCCTACTCGAACCTCAAGCCGGGGGCCTATCCGGCGATGCTGGTCAAGACCTCCACCGAGGACCGCCAGGTCATGTACTGGGAGCCGGCCAAGTACGTGGCCAGGCTGCGCACCCTCAAGACGAACGGAACCCCGGTCCTCTTCAAGGTCAACTTCGCCGCCGGGCACGGCGGGGCCTCGGGGCGCTACGACGCGTTGAAGGAAACGGCCTTCGACTACGCCTTCCTCCTCGCGCAGGTCGGGCTCTCGGAGTAG
- a CDS encoding pitrilysin family protein — translation MFRALVSLTLAAAAGLAGARAADVDIPFQKFVLDNGLTLLVHEDPKAPIVAVNVWYHVGSKNEKPGRTGFAHLFEHLMFNGSENYDDDYFKATEVLGATDLNGTTNEDRTNYFQNVPKNAVDRILWLESDRMGHLIGAIDQERLDEQRGVVQNEKRQYENEPYTLADDLITKAVWPAGHPYSWTVIGSMEDLSAARLEDVHAWFRSYYGAANATIVVAGDIKAADALERVKKYFGDVPPGPPVSRHRTWIAKRSGTQRQTAEDRVPAARVLKVWNVTPTGWADTDHLDLIAKVLASGKNSRLYKRLVYDERLASSVQAFVDDREIASLFRIEATASPGGSLAAVEKALDEELARLLEEGPTAAEVERARAQTIAGFVRGIERIGGFGGKSDILARSQVFLGSPDAWKQGYERVRTATPADLAGAARRWLADGAYVLEIHPFPERTAAATGADRSKLPDPGATPAATFPKIQRAKLSNGLSIALVERRAIPVVEMDLILDAGYAADRADLTGTAALALDMLDEGTKTRSSLEISDQLQRLGATLGTGSALDTSNVSMSALKANLDASLDLFADVVLNPAFPPSDFERLRAQRLAQIRQEKAEPVSMAIRVMPPLMYGAGHSYGVPLTGSGYESTVAKMTRDDLAAWHKAWFQPDRATLVVVGDTSLAELQPKLEARLKDWKPGKAPAKSVAAVPARRGTTIYVVDRPGSIQSVILAGQLAPAKANPDEVALQTMQTILGGGFISRINLNLREDKHWSYGAGGFLLDARAQRPYIFFAPVQADKTKESMQELLEEIRGIRGGRPVTPEELQGAKDQMTLTLAGQWETNDAVAGSLVELVSFGLPDDYVTTFPAKVRALGAADVPAVATKTLRPDDLLWVVVGDRARIEPKLAELGWGEIRFVDADGRPVK, via the coding sequence ATGTTCCGCGCGCTCGTTTCGCTGACGCTCGCCGCCGCCGCCGGTCTCGCCGGCGCACGCGCGGCCGACGTCGACATCCCCTTCCAGAAGTTCGTCCTCGACAACGGCCTCACGCTCCTCGTGCACGAGGACCCGAAGGCGCCGATCGTGGCGGTCAACGTCTGGTACCACGTCGGATCGAAGAACGAGAAGCCGGGGCGCACCGGCTTCGCGCACCTGTTCGAGCACCTGATGTTCAACGGGAGCGAGAACTACGACGACGACTACTTCAAGGCGACCGAGGTGCTCGGCGCCACGGACCTCAACGGGACGACCAACGAGGACCGCACGAACTACTTCCAGAACGTCCCGAAGAACGCCGTCGACCGGATCCTCTGGCTCGAGTCGGACCGGATGGGGCACCTCATCGGCGCGATCGACCAGGAGCGGCTCGACGAGCAGCGCGGCGTCGTGCAGAACGAGAAGCGCCAGTACGAGAACGAGCCGTACACCCTCGCCGACGACCTGATCACGAAGGCCGTGTGGCCCGCCGGGCATCCGTACTCGTGGACCGTGATCGGCTCGATGGAGGACCTTTCCGCCGCCAGGCTCGAGGACGTGCACGCCTGGTTCCGTTCGTATTACGGAGCCGCCAACGCCACGATCGTCGTCGCCGGGGACATCAAGGCCGCGGACGCCCTCGAGCGCGTGAAGAAGTACTTCGGCGACGTGCCCCCGGGGCCTCCCGTCTCCCGCCACCGGACCTGGATCGCCAAGCGTTCGGGGACGCAGCGCCAGACCGCGGAGGACCGGGTTCCCGCCGCGCGCGTCCTCAAGGTCTGGAACGTGACCCCGACCGGGTGGGCCGACACCGACCACCTCGATCTGATCGCGAAGGTCCTCGCCTCCGGGAAGAACTCCCGCCTCTACAAGCGCCTCGTCTACGACGAGCGGCTCGCGTCCTCGGTCCAGGCGTTCGTGGACGACCGCGAGATCGCCAGCCTGTTCCGGATCGAGGCGACGGCCTCGCCCGGCGGCAGCCTCGCCGCGGTCGAGAAGGCGCTGGACGAGGAGCTCGCCCGGCTCCTCGAGGAAGGGCCGACCGCGGCCGAGGTCGAGCGCGCCCGGGCCCAGACGATCGCCGGTTTCGTCCGCGGCATCGAGCGCATCGGCGGGTTCGGCGGAAAGTCCGACATCCTCGCGAGAAGCCAGGTCTTCCTCGGAAGCCCGGACGCCTGGAAGCAGGGGTACGAGCGGGTGCGCACGGCGACCCCCGCCGATCTCGCCGGCGCCGCCCGTCGCTGGCTCGCCGACGGGGCGTACGTGCTGGAGATCCACCCCTTCCCCGAGCGGACCGCCGCCGCGACGGGCGCCGATCGCTCGAAGCTCCCCGATCCGGGTGCGACCCCGGCCGCCACCTTCCCGAAGATCCAGCGCGCGAAGCTCTCGAACGGCCTGTCGATCGCGCTGGTCGAGCGCCGCGCGATCCCCGTCGTCGAGATGGACCTCATCCTGGACGCCGGGTACGCCGCCGACCGCGCCGATCTCACGGGCACGGCGGCCCTCGCGCTGGACATGCTCGACGAGGGGACGAAGACGCGGTCCTCGCTCGAGATCAGCGACCAGTTGCAGCGGCTCGGCGCGACGCTGGGCACCGGCTCCGCGCTGGACACCTCCAACGTCTCGATGTCCGCGCTGAAGGCCAACCTCGACGCCTCGCTCGACCTCTTCGCCGACGTCGTCCTCAACCCCGCGTTCCCCCCGTCCGATTTCGAGCGGCTCAGGGCGCAGCGCCTCGCGCAGATCCGCCAGGAGAAGGCCGAGCCGGTCTCGATGGCGATCCGCGTGATGCCGCCCCTCATGTACGGAGCGGGGCACTCCTACGGGGTCCCGCTCACGGGGAGCGGCTACGAGAGCACCGTCGCGAAGATGACCCGCGACGACCTGGCCGCCTGGCACAAGGCCTGGTTCCAGCCCGACCGGGCGACGCTCGTCGTGGTCGGCGACACGAGCCTCGCCGAGCTGCAGCCCAAGCTCGAGGCGCGACTGAAGGACTGGAAGCCCGGGAAGGCCCCGGCGAAAAGCGTCGCCGCGGTGCCGGCGCGCAGGGGAACGACGATCTACGTCGTCGACCGACCGGGGTCGATCCAGTCGGTGATCCTCGCCGGCCAGCTCGCCCCCGCCAAGGCGAACCCCGACGAGGTCGCGCTCCAGACGATGCAGACGATTCTCGGCGGAGGGTTCATCTCGCGGATCAACCTGAACCTCCGCGAGGACAAGCACTGGTCGTACGGCGCCGGAGGGTTCCTGCTCGACGCCCGCGCGCAGCGCCCGTACATCTTCTTCGCCCCCGTGCAGGCGGACAAGACGAAGGAGTCGATGCAGGAGCTCCTCGAGGAGATCCGCGGGATCCGCGGCGGGCGTCCGGTCACCCCCGAGGAGCTGCAGGGGGCCAAGGATCAGATGACCCTCACCCTCGCAGGCCAATGGGAGACCAACGACGCGGTCGCCGGGAGCCTCGTCGAGCTCGTCTCGTTCGGCCTCCCGGACGACTACGTCACGACCTTCCCGGCGAAGGTGAGGGCCCTCGGCGCGGCCGACGTGCCGGCGGTGGCGACGAAGACGCTCCGGCCCGACGACCTGCTCTGGGTCGTCGTCGGCGACCGCGCCCGGATCGAACCGAAGCTCGCGGAGCTCGGCTGGGGCGAAATCCGGTTCGTGGACGCCGACGGCCGACCGGTGAAGTGA
- a CDS encoding TerC family protein → METVFPWAEYWWFYLAFLGFVLVLLALDLGVFHRQAHEVKFKEAATWSVVWVALALLFNYGFYVYASDKFGPDIGAQKGLEFLTGYIVEKSLSVDNIFVFVMVFSYFAIPPRYQHRVLFYGILGALIFRAIFIALGSYLMAFHWVVIVFGAFLILTGLKMMFVPDKGIDPEKNPVIKLLRRLMPITPELDGQNFVVTRDARRYGTPLLVALVFIEVSDIIFAVDSVPAIFALTKEPLIVFTSNVFAILGLRAMYFLLAGIVDRFVYLKYGLALVLVFVGLKMVWLNEAFGGKFPISWSLGIIGSVIGLSVAASLLFGTKAAAPGKP, encoded by the coding sequence ATGGAGACCGTTTTCCCCTGGGCCGAGTACTGGTGGTTCTACCTCGCCTTCCTCGGCTTCGTGCTGGTGCTGCTCGCGCTCGATCTGGGGGTGTTCCACCGCCAGGCGCACGAGGTGAAGTTCAAGGAGGCCGCGACCTGGAGCGTCGTCTGGGTCGCGCTCGCGCTCCTGTTCAACTACGGCTTCTACGTCTACGCCTCGGACAAGTTCGGCCCCGACATCGGGGCACAGAAGGGGCTCGAGTTCCTCACCGGCTACATCGTCGAGAAGTCCCTTTCGGTCGACAACATCTTCGTCTTCGTCATGGTCTTCTCGTACTTCGCGATCCCGCCGAGGTACCAGCACCGCGTCCTCTTCTACGGGATCCTCGGCGCGCTGATCTTCCGCGCCATCTTCATCGCCCTCGGCTCGTACCTGATGGCCTTCCACTGGGTCGTGATCGTCTTCGGCGCCTTCCTGATCCTGACCGGCCTGAAGATGATGTTCGTCCCCGACAAGGGGATCGACCCGGAGAAGAACCCGGTGATCAAGCTGCTCCGCAGGCTGATGCCGATCACCCCCGAGCTCGACGGCCAGAATTTCGTCGTGACGCGCGACGCGCGGCGGTACGGGACCCCTCTGCTCGTCGCGCTCGTCTTCATCGAAGTGTCCGACATCATCTTCGCGGTCGACTCGGTCCCGGCGATCTTCGCTCTCACCAAGGAGCCGCTGATCGTCTTCACCTCGAACGTCTTCGCGATCCTGGGGCTGCGGGCGATGTATTTCCTGCTGGCCGGCATCGTGGACCGCTTCGTGTACCTCAAGTACGGTCTCGCGCTCGTCCTGGTGTTCGTCGGCCTGAAGATGGTGTGGCTCAACGAGGCGTTCGGCGGGAAGTTCCCGATCTCGTGGTCGCTCGGGATCATCGGGTCGGTCATCGGCCTCTCGGTCGCCGCGTCGCTGCTGTTCGGCACGAAGGCCGCCGCTCCCGGCAAGCCCTGA